TTCAACTTAAAAACTACGAACTTGGCCTCAACAACCTTTTTGAAGTCTCCAAACTATAATCAAACTGATACCCATCCATGGCTTTATTCAAACATTCAACGCACTTTTTCAATCCCTGGCCTTGCCCAAAGTCTGTAACCTAAAAATAGACTGCTCATTCCGGTGGTAGCTAATTTGGTAAAACCACGAAAAATCATGTAATCATTCTTGACATTAATTATTCGTGAAGATCTTGAATTTATTGTAAAAATTTTCATTATATAGCATGCTGCATGTGTTTGGTTTGTATTATTGTAATGATATATGTTATATGACTGCATTTTTTTCGGACTCGGGAGTAGGGATTAAGTTctttaaaaaagtgaaaattataAGGTGATGGAGTGTATACAATTAAGTTGATTTGGACGGATTAAAATCTGTTAGATTTATCAAGTGGTTAATattcttttaaatacatataaatgCACAAATACTAAATGCAAGACCCCGGATTCCTAATGGGATTTGCTCCGCAAACGTTTCTAAATCCCTAAACAATCCAAATGTCTATCCACCAATTACACACCACCTCCCTTGTGCTCCCTAGCCTTCAGCTGTTCAACCCTACAGCAGCAATAACACTGAGAACAAGAGAGTTGAAGCTATAATGATATATAAAAGCTGAAAGATTAACAATGTTGTAAGGAATAAGCAAAAGGCCAAACGGGAACTTAATTGGTGGAAAATAATCGTAtttacaattaattaatacaaGAAGTCACGCATGTGTctatttctaaaataaaaaataatatgacaTGTCATTGGATTTGGATGTagcaaaaatcaaatttaatcctacacaaatattaaaaatcgaACCATTGGAAGTCAAATTGTATAAGGATTTTAGTGAATCAGGATTTATCTTAtcagaaaaacaataaaatgatACGAATTCAGATATGGTTAGggttccttttttcttttggcttgttTCTCTATTTTCCTATAAATGCCAAGCCAACAAACCCTAGAGTATAGCATCTCTTGGTTTCTTTTCTGCCTCTTAGCTAGAGTACAATATTCAGGTCTTTCGATGGCCAGAGAAAGTGGCCCAAGGAAATTGGTAAAATCaagatatgtatatataaacacGGAGCTCCCAACTGAAATCATATTCAATCATATACTCCCACGGCTACCACCAGAGGCTCTGATGCGGTGCAAGTACGTGTGCAAGTCTTGGTCCTCCCTCATCCGCAGCCCTTCCTTTGTCACCGACTTCAACGACAGAAACAAGAGCAACACTAACTTCCTTTTCCAGAAGAATACCCGTTTGTTCTCTTCAAAGATAGAGGAGCAACAAGGAGAGAATAATATTCTGATTCCAACACCCATCGCCCAACTTCCACTCCCGACTCGGAGCAAATTTCTTAAACGTTATCCTGATCTTGTGGAGTATATTCTAAATCCAGAACCTGTCGCCGAACTTTCATACCTGAGTCGATGCGAAGCTTTTGAATGTCATCCGAATCATGTGCAGAGTGTCCATGGCTTGGTTTGTGCATCCTCTAGGTGTGGCCCTGTCTTCATACTTAACCCTAGCACTCAAGAGCCCATCGAACTTCCAtatataatagaaaattaCCGCTTGGCATCCGCTACATATAAGTTCGGCTTCAGTCCACTAACCAACGAGTATAAGGTTCTCCAGATCTTGTCATTTGGTCCCAATAGCGGAATTGATATTCGGTTCAACGTATTCACCCTAGGTAGGGATTCTTCATGGAGGCCATTGCAGGTAGACCCTACCGACCTTCCTTTTGATGCTCTAGATCAAGCCTATGAGATAAAAAATGGGAGAAGTACTGGATGTGTGTGCCTGAATGGGGCCATACACTGGATCCATGAGACACAAAAAGTGATAGTGGTATTTGACGTTAAAGAGGAGACCTTCAGAGTGGTGCCACTACCTGAAGGGTTTCATCCAGATATTCATGGCCCCTATAGGTTTGCTTGCCATGCAAGTGTTGTTGAGGTGGAAGGATGTGTGGGTGTGTTTGCTGACAATTCGTTGAGACAGAACAGGATAGTGTTATGGATTTTGAAGGACTACCAGAACCTTGTGTGGGTTAAGGAGACTATTACCGCCGTGATGCCGATTGGAGAAGGGTATGTTAAAGCTTTGGGTACAATCCATACAGGTGAGCTAGCGCTCGCGctctatttttatgaaaattcacCGGGATTTGACGACGGTCCACCAAAATTGCTTCTGTATAATATGGAGAGCAAACAATATAGAAtacttgattttgtttttcctaatAATATGGGAGTTGCTCGGGGAATACCGATTAAGTTAATTGCTAGTTATGATAATAGTATTTTCCCCTTAAAATGAGATGGAAGTCTCTATTGCTCAATTCTGTAAGACATTTATGCATTTTTTAAGTTGGAATTCTTGGAGTGATATTATAATTAAGAAGGCATTTTAGACGTTCTCAAAATGCCCTTGCAATAATAACATGATATAAGATTCCCCGGAGGTGGCCAGCTGGTAGGGATGTGATATGGAGTGGAAACGTGAAGATAACCAAAGACCAATTTCTTTCGTCTGGGAGCATAACCAAAGACCAATTTATCCTCACCAGTgattaaaacatttaaatttcTCGACTCTATGCAAATTGTATTAATTAGTTTCggtgttttcttttcttttcgtttGTGTGTGAATAATTATTTCTGTGCAGAGtcattatttaaattatttacaaTTTATTCAGGTTGATGTTACTAgaatagaaaatcaaattgtcTTTCGCTCTGAGGATGGTTTAAATTGACCCTTGAGAGAGGTCTTCCAGCAATGATTGGCTACTTCATTACAAGACAGCTTCCATATCCAGCATTGTCCTTCGAAAATGGTTCATTGTGCTCTATGTGGTATTGTTTGGGACAAAAAGGTAATTTGACTTAATTAAACTTATTATTTCTTACATTTTCGGGCTCCCAGTTGAAgctaatttatatatataaagtaaaaggcaaataatggtaaaacattcaaaataccagaaaataccaTTGGTTAATgtaaatattaagaattaaaattattaattaaatgatgataatatggtaaattcatatttttttcatattaaaaaaataaaaagaaaaaagaaaaatcatataatggatctatttttatggaacacacaACTattcattatctttttttaattctaaaataaattaaaattattaaaataaaataaaataaaagaaagaagaaaacaaaaagaaatatactTGGCCGTCCACGTGGGTACATCATGTGGAATGTGCGGTATCCGAGGCCTTTTGTAGGGTGGAGAATATATACCAACTGAAATATacttgttcgtcgcgcaaaatgaaataaagcGACGGAAAAAACCTATCGTCgaacaaaaaattgaacacTTGCGCGACCAAAGTTTTCGAAGGGCAAAACCTCTTAGCGCGACATATAAAcaccttcgtcgcgcaaaggggGGGAAAAAAACCCTGGTATTCTGTTGGCGCCAAACACTTGCGCGGCAAGAGCaatcgtcgcgtaagaaaacctAGCGCGACGATGGGACACTTCGTCGCGTAAAAGCGAGGTAATTTGGCTGCGAAAACTCATGCGACGACAGGTTTAGtcgcaaaagacaacttagcgcgacgaaaccATTTATCATCGCATAAGAAAACGAaagatatttttaatttggcgccaaaataattgaggggggatatttttgtttgcgcgacgaactaTATTTCGTCGCGTAAAGCAGATGTCGGCacattcttgcgcgacgaaactgaATTGTTACGCGacagaattttgtttttgcgcgacgaaatcttGTGCGACGCAAATATCTTGTGTTGcgcaaaagtttttttgtcgaCAAGTTTTTACGCAACGAAAAAAACTCGTTTTTAGCGAcgaaaaaatggtttttcgcgaccgcattttgcgcgacgaatagtattattcgtcgcgcaaagtccttcttcttcatatcagaactctgccattgcagaggcagaaagggaaaaaatttcctttctgCCTCCCTCTCAACCTCTCTGCCGCTATCTCTGCTGGAAATTCAGTACATTCATCGGGTatttttttgtcgttagtttataagtattaatgtaaattcgtattaacgctattaattttgttctcgttagggatatttgtaattagcgattagtggagaacgattgacacggtattttattcgttttatatattaaaaatgttaaagttagtttgttatgtgtacatttttttttgtgaagttatatttatattatgttgttaaattgtgtgtgacgtagcacaatgtgttgtgatgtacgaagttaattgaaattaacttcgtacttttatttgtatgtttagtaacatttagtttcccgttcgagattagttggatttcatacatggatgcgtaaagcatgactgcggtccaattaattcttgaattgtcccactatttggacagtttggtaatgcatagtgttgtcatgTAATCcacggctacaggattaggtttcgattgtggagatttcggtgtcatctcggtacgttcttcgggtggtacgtaggtatttatacctatgcccacctcaagaactgtatcgagatgctgccaaaattcatccatgtcgaaatctaatctcatgtagccgtaggttacgtgacaggactatgcattccctaatgggatagggcccttaccggaggcataaggtgacattataacttcgtatgaagttgttgtgattgttgtgtcgtgattgtggtttcaggaattatgagcagaaggtggatacagaaccctaatagatgcgcagacgaatacttggatggaatcgaggattttattgagtttgcacgtagacacaacccgggtgcaactagaatccaatgtccttgtaggaggtgtaataacacgttgtgggagacaattgaaaatgttggatttcatttagtaaggaatggaatgattgagacatatagcatttggaaccttcatggggaacaattagaccatgcttcgtcttcaaatgccacaagaatggacaatgttgaacctattgtggatcctaatgatcaagtcatggatattatagaggatgtttttccatttgcatcgaccaacatcaatcacgaaagggaagatgacgtgccaacaccaatagacagcgcggagtttgaacaatatgaaaaactgttaaaaaatgcaaaccaagagttatacccggggggcgagagcttttccgttctcacggccattgtagagctaatgcacggaaaaataaagtatcgtatgtcgaacctgtgttttgattactttttgggggttttcaagagaatgcttccgacggacaattgtttgccgaaagatcATAAACACGCGCAGAAGGTGttgaatggtcttggattgggttatgaaaaaattcatgcttgcaaaaataattgcatgttattctacaaggagcatgaaacgttggatacatgccttatatgcaatgagtcgaggttcaaaatgacatctcagaatagaacgactaagatcccacaaaaagtcatgcgttatttgcccctgaaacctaggttgcagcgattgtatatgtcgacgcacactgccacagacatgagatggcataaggaaaaacgggtagacgatgatgtaatgcggcatcctgcagatggggaggcatggaaagagttcgatcgaacgttccccgagtttgctgctgatccccgaaatgtgaGATTAGGACTTGCCACAGACGGATTCAATCcatatggggttctaaaccaacaccacagcacttggccgattttcgtattcccatataatttgccgccttggaaatgcatgaaaaaaaaatacatgatgatgactgttttgataactgaggatcctgggaggtcaatcgatgtttacttaaggccgctggttgatgagctgaaggatttatggacaaacggtgttcgcacgtacgataaatcaactgggaagatgttcactttgcgggcagcagttatgtggactgtgaatgattttccagcatatgcaatggtttctgggtggagcacaaagggttatatggcatgtcctgtatgcaaggaagatgtaacttcggGTTGGCACGcgggaaaagtttgttaccttggtcatcggagatggttgccatgggaccacgagtggcggaaaaaagataaagagttcgacgggaacacagagcgtcgcctcagacctagagaatggtccggtgatgagatcttggaacagcttaaccgtttggattttgctccgttcggaaaaatagttagtcggaccagaccttctacacatatgaactggactcacaagcctatgttttttgagctcccatattggtcgaaactcaaattgaggcacaatctagatgtgatgcatgttgagaaaaatgtatttgacacattggtgggcacgattctagatatcgagggcaagacaaaggacacaatcaaagcccgtcttgatttggaaagaatgggcatacgaaggggaTTATGGATGAacagggacagtgataaagctagaagggatcttgcattcttttctatgaaaccgaatgacaaaaaaagagtttctaaagtttgtatcgtctgtaaagtttcctgatgggtatgcttctaatatcgcacgttgcgtgaatgttgacgggggtaaatttactggacttaagagccatgactgccatgtgtttatgcaacgcctacttcctgtgggtattcgacatctattgccggaagatgttgtgaagccaatcatgttgttgtccagattttttttcccaactgacggcaaaaacattgcgaaagACAGACATATtgcagttgcgccatgacattgtccaagtcctatgcaagtttgagatgatatttcctccaactttcttcacaagtatgatgcacgtgatggttcacttgccacaagaggcattgcttgctggtcctgtcaactatcgctggatgtatccaatagaaaggtatataatccttatcgtttgtgtatgcatcattatcacaggcttgctaatttgtatcatatctttttattttgataggCTTCTCAGAGAgttgaaaaaaagtgtacgcaacagggcgaagcccgaaggatcaattatagaggcttgggttcaatatgagtcgcttactttctgtggaatgtatttaaaagatgtggagacggctttcaatcgtcctcagcgTAATAACGAaggaggtatgagaaaggaaaaactttctgtttttgcccaaagcgcacggccctttggagatcctggacgaggagagtcgttttctagaaatgacatggaagtagcgcattggttcgtactgaacaattgtgatgagataatggcatacttagatgagcatgaagagatgatgaagcgagaacatccatcacatttagttgcccagaaacaacgtgaattgtttccacaatggtttttggaatctgtaagttataagtgttttgtatttgacaaatataaattgtagtatttaattttatcagactaacatgtgaatggttttctattatattaggtgaataagttgaaatcatcgaattcccccacttacaatgatgagttatataacttggccttCGGCCCGattcgcgctgaattgttttcgggttgttatattaacggcgttaaatttttgggggctgcacgagatgacaagttgtgtacgcaaaacagcagtgtccatgtcccaggtggaggcgaaagtacgaacattgatttctatggcaaactcacaaatgtcgctcaattgcttta
The window above is part of the Prunus dulcis chromosome 1, ALMONDv2, whole genome shotgun sequence genome. Proteins encoded here:
- the LOC117617193 gene encoding F-box/kelch-repeat protein At3g06240 — its product is MARESGPRKLVKSRYVYINTELPTEIIFNHILPRLPPEALMRCKYVCKSWSSLIRSPSFVTDFNDRNKSNTNFLFQKNTRLFSSKIEEQQGENNILIPTPIAQLPLPTRSKFLKRYPDLVEYILNPEPVAELSYLSRCEAFECHPNHVQSVHGLVCASSRCGPVFILNPSTQEPIELPYIIENYRLASATYKFGFSPLTNEYKVLQILSFGPNSGIDIRFNVFTLGRDSSWRPLQVDPTDLPFDALDQAYEIKNGRSTGCVCLNGAIHWIHETQKVIVVFDVKEETFRVVPLPEGFHPDIHGPYRFACHASVVEVEGCVGVFADNSLRQNRIVLWILKDYQNLVWVKETITAVMPIGEGYVKALGTIHTGELALALYFYENSPGFDDGPPKLLLYNMESKQYRILDFVFPNNMGVARGIPIKLIASYDNSIFPLK